The Paenibacillus sp. RUD330 genome has a segment encoding these proteins:
- a CDS encoding methyl-accepting chemotaxis protein — MKIRTNLLLGFSVVLALTLLVGAVSWQQLHSLHRTYESLIQDRVGKILLTKDLKYGAASEAKNVRGYLITGQKASFDAYEADRHSFAEGMKELQGSLQQEKAQELASQLERLESEYAGIVATIAGYKQRGDTAGYTKLVEEQCIPMALKLSAAAEELELFQHRELASSQAEAAGHVADVQKVLAAAVVLALLFGAAAALVISRRISRPVDEAAGAAQRIAEGDLTGDDLAPARIRELNVLTGAVNGMKQQLRQLLRTIDRNAGELAASSRRLAGASSKSASESERISLSVRAIAKSASVQRERMDESRTAMEESALSLQRVAEAASITAESSELALQQADLGSRLMSETKGRMEEIRVVMEGAAGTVGNLVEQSGRIKAMAAFIHEVASQTNLLSLNASIEAARAGESGRGFAVVAREVKQLSEETREASARISEFVLAIAEHGDQAVESVNKGMEEAMRGTESIGKTEAAFRSVADSLTTVAQQTQEVSASSEQLSASMEQMLASSDELLSLASTIAEHSGASADGCGEQLESMQDISRSAESLQAMAALLQEKLDAFRVEEEPALSAAESAHPRTAAVSAP; from the coding sequence ATGAAAATCCGGACCAATCTTTTGCTGGGCTTCTCCGTCGTGCTTGCGCTTACTCTTCTTGTAGGCGCCGTGAGCTGGCAGCAGCTCCATTCGCTCCACCGGACGTACGAATCCCTCATCCAGGACCGGGTGGGGAAGATTCTGCTGACCAAGGATCTGAAATATGGGGCGGCCAGCGAAGCGAAAAACGTCCGCGGATACCTCATTACGGGACAAAAGGCATCCTTCGACGCCTACGAGGCCGACCGGCATTCCTTCGCCGAAGGAATGAAGGAGCTCCAAGGCAGCTTGCAGCAGGAGAAAGCGCAGGAGCTTGCAAGCCAGCTGGAGCGGCTGGAATCGGAGTATGCGGGAATCGTCGCCACGATTGCGGGCTACAAGCAGAGAGGCGATACGGCCGGATATACGAAGCTGGTGGAAGAGCAGTGCATCCCGATGGCGCTCAAGCTGTCGGCCGCGGCGGAGGAGCTTGAGCTATTCCAGCATAGGGAGCTTGCGTCATCTCAAGCAGAGGCGGCCGGTCATGTGGCCGACGTCCAGAAAGTGCTGGCGGCGGCGGTCGTGCTCGCGCTGCTCTTCGGAGCTGCAGCGGCTCTGGTCATTTCCAGGCGGATCTCCCGTCCGGTGGACGAGGCCGCAGGCGCCGCGCAGCGTATCGCGGAGGGGGACTTGACCGGGGACGACCTGGCTCCTGCCCGGATCCGCGAGCTGAACGTCTTGACCGGCGCCGTGAACGGCATGAAGCAGCAGCTGAGGCAGCTTCTCCGAACCATCGATCGGAATGCCGGCGAGCTTGCGGCTTCTTCCCGCCGGCTGGCGGGAGCATCGTCGAAGTCGGCCTCCGAATCGGAGCGCATTTCCCTATCGGTCCGAGCCATCGCGAAGTCGGCTTCCGTTCAACGGGAGCGGATGGATGAGAGCAGGACGGCCATGGAGGAAAGCGCCTTGAGCCTGCAGCGGGTAGCCGAAGCGGCCTCTATTACGGCCGAGTCCTCCGAGCTGGCTCTGCAGCAAGCGGACCTGGGAAGCCGCCTGATGTCGGAGACGAAAGGAAGAATGGAGGAAATACGGGTCGTCATGGAAGGAGCCGCTGGCACCGTCGGAAATCTGGTCGAGCAGTCCGGACGGATCAAAGCCATGGCCGCCTTTATTCATGAAGTGGCTTCCCAGACGAATCTCCTTTCCTTGAATGCTTCCATAGAGGCCGCCCGGGCGGGTGAGAGCGGGAGAGGATTCGCCGTCGTGGCCCGGGAGGTCAAGCAGCTGTCGGAGGAAACGAGGGAGGCTTCCGCCCGCATCTCCGAATTCGTGCTCGCGATCGCGGAGCATGGCGACCAGGCTGTCGAGTCGGTCAATAAAGGGATGGAAGAGGCGATGCGGGGAACGGAAAGCATCGGAAAGACCGAAGCGGCGTTCCGTTCCGTGGCGGATTCCCTGACGACCGTAGCCCAGCAAACCCAGGAGGTATCCGCCTCCTCGGAGCAATTGTCGGCTTCCATGGAGCAGATGCTGGCTTCCAGCGATGAGCTGCTGTCGCTGGCGTCCACGATTGCCGAACATTCCGGAGCTTCGGCCGACGGATGCGGCGAGCAGCTGGAGTCCATGCAGGACATATCCCGCTCTGCGGAATCGCTGCAGGCGATGGCGGCGCTGCTCCAGGAGAAGCTGGACGCCTTCCGGGTCGAAGAAGAGCCCGCGCTTTCGGCTGCCGAATCCGCGCATCCCCGGACAGCTGCCGTCTCCGCCCCTTGA
- a CDS encoding LysR family transcriptional regulator — MTLQQLKYVIEVAVRGSMNEAAKRLFISQPSLSKAIQELENELQITIFRRTNKGIILSAQGAEFLAYARQVIEQAELLESRYLSGKPSPQHFSVSTQHYAFAVNAFVQLVQEYGQEEYELALRETKTHEIIEDVRTQRSEIGILYRNEFNAQVIQKLLSSANLEFRTLFTAQPHVFISIRNPLAKQASVTIEDLQHYPYLSFDQGEYNSFHFSEEILSTLSHPKSIRVNDRATLFNLLIGLNGYTISTGVLSADLNGNEIIPVPLECEETIEVGWISHRHIALSKLGAAYVEALHEVIRG; from the coding sequence ATGACGCTACAGCAGCTCAAATATGTCATTGAAGTTGCGGTCCGCGGATCGATGAACGAGGCGGCCAAGCGGCTGTTCATCTCGCAGCCGAGCCTGTCCAAAGCGATCCAGGAGCTGGAGAATGAACTGCAGATCACGATTTTCCGGCGCACCAACAAAGGAATCATCTTGTCCGCACAGGGAGCCGAGTTCCTCGCCTATGCGCGGCAGGTCATCGAGCAGGCGGAGCTTCTGGAGAGCCGTTATCTCAGCGGCAAGCCGTCGCCGCAGCATTTTTCCGTCTCGACCCAGCACTATGCCTTTGCGGTGAACGCTTTCGTGCAGCTGGTGCAGGAGTACGGACAGGAGGAATACGAGCTCGCCCTCCGCGAGACGAAAACCCATGAAATCATCGAGGATGTGCGCACGCAGCGCAGCGAGATCGGCATTCTGTACCGCAACGAATTCAATGCCCAGGTCATCCAGAAGCTGCTCTCCTCGGCCAATCTGGAATTCCGGACCTTGTTCACCGCCCAGCCGCATGTGTTCATCAGCATCCGCAATCCGCTCGCCAAGCAGGCCAGCGTCACGATCGAGGATCTTCAGCACTATCCCTACCTCTCCTTCGACCAGGGGGAGTACAACTCGTTCCATTTCTCGGAGGAGATCCTCAGCACGCTCTCCCATCCCAAGAGCATCCGGGTCAACGACAGGGCCACGCTGTTCAATCTGCTGATCGGCCTGAACGGGTATACGATCTCGACGGGCGTGCTGAGCGCCGATCTCAACGGCAACGAGATCATTCCCGTGCCCCTCGAATGCGAGGAGACGATCGAGGTCGGCTGGATCAGCCACCGGCATATTGCCCTGTCCAAGCTTGGAGCGGCTTATGTGGAGGCTTTGCATGAGGTCATACGCGGCTGA
- the lepB gene encoding signal peptidase I, which produces MSGQTVELEKSEAGGSASSAGQAADEKAAPAKPSRKSELIGWIRYIILLTLGLFLLTHTIGLDRVHGHSMAPTLGDGNILLINKVSTYFAQPAAGDVVIVDSAALGYSIVKRVIATEGDNVAIHEGIVYVNGRALPEMYTTGKAADMEEAAVRPGCVFVLGDNREPGESLDSRSPELGQVPVKEIQGYALVSLLPWRGIAKPLEGIG; this is translated from the coding sequence ATGAGCGGGCAGACGGTTGAACTAGAGAAGTCGGAAGCAGGCGGCTCAGCCTCCTCTGCGGGCCAAGCGGCTGACGAGAAGGCGGCTCCGGCCAAGCCATCCCGAAAATCCGAGCTAATCGGCTGGATTCGCTATATCATCCTGCTGACGCTGGGCTTGTTCCTGCTCACGCATACGATCGGTCTCGACCGCGTGCACGGGCATTCCATGGCGCCGACGCTCGGAGACGGCAATATTCTGCTGATCAACAAGGTCTCGACATACTTCGCGCAGCCGGCTGCCGGCGATGTGGTCATCGTGGACAGCGCGGCGCTCGGCTACAGCATTGTGAAGAGGGTCATCGCGACCGAAGGGGACAACGTCGCGATCCATGAAGGCATCGTCTATGTGAACGGCAGGGCCCTCCCTGAAATGTACACGACCGGCAAAGCGGCGGACATGGAAGAAGCTGCGGTCCGGCCAGGCTGCGTATTTGTGCTTGGCGACAACCGGGAGCCGGGCGAAAGCCTCGACAGCCGCAGTCCGGAGCTTGGACAAGTGCCGGTAAAGGAGATTCAGGGCTACGCGCTCGTGAGCCTGCTGCCCTGGAGAGGAATCGCCAAACCGCTCGAGGGAATTGGATGA
- a CDS encoding LLM class flavin-dependent oxidoreductase, producing MTASDHKRIPISVLDLAPVVEGSTPAESFRRTLELARHAEELGYTRYWLAEHHNMPGVSSSATSLVIGHVAGGTSRIRVGSGGIMLPNHAPLQIAEQFGTLESLYPGRIDLGLGRAPGSDQPASRALRRGLTAGGQDFPELLSELRGYFDPSLGTAASGVRAVPGEGLDIPIWLLGSSGFSAQLAGELGLPFSFASHFAPDYLIPALHLYRSSFKPSRHLDKPYAMVAINIVAADSEAQAAYLATSQQQQFLNIVRGRTGMLKPPVDSMDGLWSEQEKAVLASTLRYSIVGTKETIKTRLPEIQQETGADEFIIAGQIYDQEARLKSYRIAAEAVQEL from the coding sequence ATGACTGCATCTGACCATAAACGAATTCCGATCTCGGTGCTGGATCTTGCCCCCGTCGTGGAGGGCTCCACTCCCGCCGAGTCGTTCCGCCGCACGCTCGAGCTGGCGCGCCACGCCGAAGAGCTCGGCTATACCCGCTACTGGCTGGCGGAGCATCACAACATGCCCGGCGTGTCCAGCTCGGCCACCTCGTTGGTGATCGGGCATGTGGCCGGAGGCACGAGCCGCATCCGCGTCGGCTCCGGCGGCATCATGCTCCCGAACCATGCGCCGCTCCAGATCGCCGAGCAATTCGGCACGCTGGAATCGCTCTACCCCGGACGGATCGACCTCGGCCTCGGACGCGCGCCCGGCTCCGACCAGCCGGCATCCCGCGCGCTGCGCCGGGGCCTGACGGCCGGCGGCCAGGACTTCCCCGAGCTGCTCAGCGAGCTTCGGGGCTACTTCGACCCGTCGCTCGGCACGGCCGCTTCCGGCGTGCGCGCCGTTCCGGGCGAAGGGCTCGACATTCCGATCTGGCTGCTCGGATCCAGCGGCTTCAGCGCCCAGCTGGCCGGAGAGCTCGGCCTGCCGTTCTCGTTCGCCAGCCACTTCGCTCCGGATTATCTGATCCCGGCGCTCCATCTGTACCGCAGCAGCTTCAAGCCATCCCGCCACCTGGACAAGCCGTACGCCATGGTGGCCATCAACATCGTCGCCGCGGATTCCGAAGCCCAAGCGGCTTATCTGGCCACTTCCCAGCAGCAGCAGTTCCTGAACATCGTCCGCGGACGCACCGGGATGCTCAAGCCTCCCGTCGACAGCATGGACGGACTGTGGTCGGAGCAGGAGAAGGCCGTTCTCGCCAGCACGCTCCGGTACTCGATCGTCGGCACGAAAGAGACGATCAAGACCCGTCTTCCGGAGATTCAACAAGAGACCGGAGCGGATGAATTCATCATTGCCGGCCAGATCTACGATCAGGAGGCCAGGCTGAAATCGTACCGGATCGCAGCCGAAGCCGTGCAAGAGCTCTAA
- a CDS encoding response regulator transcription factor: MSIRVLVVDPYQLVRRGLTSILSGEELIEVIGEASDRKEALAHIQNLQPDLCIMNNRINQQSGLDVISKLKQAGASCRFMYLTSSMRPAELQQALDLGIEGLVLKEALTEELIHSVRMIHRGRKYYDVELLESRLTDKPAENSHNLTPKELEVLQMLSEGLSNKEIASRLVVTEYTVKKHVSQVLSKLELTDRTKAALFYHQNSMFQNIV, encoded by the coding sequence ATGTCCATACGTGTATTGGTTGTCGATCCCTATCAGCTGGTCCGCAGAGGGCTCACTTCCATCCTGTCCGGCGAAGAACTCATCGAAGTCATCGGAGAAGCCTCTGACCGCAAGGAGGCGCTCGCCCATATTCAGAACCTGCAGCCGGATCTGTGCATTATGAACAACCGGATCAATCAGCAGAGCGGCCTGGACGTCATCTCCAAGCTCAAGCAAGCGGGCGCTTCCTGCCGCTTCATGTACCTGACGTCCTCCATGCGTCCGGCCGAGCTTCAACAGGCGCTCGACCTCGGCATCGAAGGTCTCGTGCTCAAGGAAGCGCTGACCGAAGAATTGATCCATTCGGTGCGGATGATCCACCGCGGACGCAAGTACTACGACGTCGAGCTGCTGGAATCCCGTCTGACCGACAAGCCGGCCGAGAATTCGCACAACTTGACGCCCAAGGAGCTTGAAGTGCTTCAGATGCTCAGCGAAGGATTATCCAACAAGGAGATCGCGTCTCGTCTGGTCGTCACCGAATACACGGTCAAGAAGCATGTCAGCCAAGTGCTATCGAAGCTGGAGCTGACCGACCGGACCAAAGCCGCTCTGTTCTACCATCAGAACTCCATGTTCCAGAACATCGTCTGA
- a CDS encoding ABC transporter substrate-binding protein: MEAEWYYYKLRERHASIPEGAAFELSMDQVCEALACTRRNAQLQLASLQERGLLTWEPGRGRGNRSRLTFRASLREPLLDKARGLASAGKLAEARRLLEPLGDDALNFAFGEWLGGQFGVHRPDAGRDLLRFPFYRPVPALDPARLMRRTEAHWVAQIFDTLCAYDPDRGGVKPSLAHAWERDGQARRWRLYLRKGVRFHHGKLLTAEDAAFTFRRIARLNPEDFLLRDLRDILVLDDYSLELRFSRPAALLMHALCLERYSVVPSNLNEETFARLPVGTGAFRVTGNDESMLALEAHDRYFLGRPHLDRIEMWVWTDYKGILEHAEKLAGSHLLYLETGIGSEGEKALSRLEAGSTYVAFNLNKAGPMQDPLFREAVDAALDRQAMVEELGGVRGMPSRSFFPECSAMAESQGNVWDAGPAAGSGTAEGLLRRSSYRGETLRLFTYSMPDNDRNAAWIRDRCGEIGIVLEVVSMPIERLSNPAVLAGADLVVAGEVLGEQPDLTLIEMYRMTRGFIPNLLSPSLRAENEKAMDACMSENSAERRIAQLSCWERRLSSERFLLFLFHSKHTASLDRRLGVDALNAWGKVSYKDAWVKPAKAVDWPQG; this comes from the coding sequence ATGGAAGCGGAATGGTACTATTACAAGCTGAGAGAACGGCATGCTTCCATTCCGGAGGGCGCGGCCTTCGAGCTGTCGATGGATCAGGTATGCGAGGCGCTGGCCTGCACCAGGCGCAATGCCCAGCTGCAGCTGGCGTCGTTGCAGGAGAGAGGGCTGCTGACGTGGGAGCCGGGCAGAGGACGGGGCAACCGCTCCCGCCTCACCTTCCGGGCTTCCCTTCGGGAGCCGCTTCTGGACAAAGCCCGAGGCCTGGCTTCAGCCGGCAAGCTGGCCGAAGCCCGCAGGCTGCTGGAGCCGTTGGGCGATGACGCTCTGAACTTTGCCTTCGGGGAATGGCTGGGCGGGCAATTCGGCGTGCATCGTCCGGATGCAGGTCGGGATCTGCTGCGGTTTCCTTTTTACCGGCCGGTCCCGGCTCTTGACCCGGCCAGGCTCATGCGGCGCACCGAGGCGCACTGGGTCGCTCAGATCTTCGATACGCTGTGCGCATACGATCCGGACAGAGGCGGAGTGAAGCCTTCTTTGGCCCACGCCTGGGAACGGGACGGACAAGCCAGGCGCTGGCGCCTTTACCTGCGCAAGGGAGTGAGGTTCCATCACGGCAAGCTGCTGACCGCCGAGGATGCGGCCTTTACGTTCCGGCGCATCGCGCGGCTGAATCCGGAGGATTTCCTCTTGAGGGATTTGCGGGATATTCTGGTTCTCGACGATTACAGCCTCGAGCTCCGTTTCAGCCGTCCCGCCGCCCTGCTCATGCATGCTCTGTGTCTGGAGCGGTATTCCGTCGTGCCCTCGAATCTGAACGAGGAGACGTTCGCCCGCCTGCCGGTCGGAACGGGGGCGTTCCGCGTGACGGGCAATGACGAGTCGATGCTCGCCTTGGAGGCGCATGACCGCTATTTTCTCGGAAGGCCTCATCTGGACCGGATCGAGATGTGGGTATGGACGGATTACAAAGGCATTCTCGAGCATGCGGAGAAACTGGCCGGATCCCATTTGCTGTATTTGGAGACGGGCATCGGCAGCGAGGGGGAGAAGGCGCTCAGCCGCCTCGAAGCGGGCAGCACGTATGTGGCGTTCAACCTGAACAAGGCCGGACCGATGCAGGATCCGCTCTTCCGCGAGGCTGTCGATGCCGCTCTGGACCGGCAAGCTATGGTCGAGGAGCTGGGGGGAGTGCGCGGAATGCCTTCCCGCAGCTTCTTTCCGGAATGCTCCGCGATGGCGGAATCCCAGGGAAATGTCTGGGATGCCGGCCCGGCGGCCGGGAGCGGCACAGCGGAGGGACTGCTTCGCCGCTCCTCTTACCGTGGGGAGACGCTGCGGCTGTTCACGTACTCCATGCCGGACAATGACCGGAATGCGGCCTGGATTCGAGACCGGTGCGGAGAAATCGGCATCGTGCTGGAGGTCGTGTCCATGCCGATTGAACGGCTGTCCAATCCCGCCGTCCTGGCCGGTGCCGATCTCGTCGTTGCGGGAGAGGTGCTCGGCGAGCAGCCGGATCTGACCTTGATTGAAATGTACCGGATGACGAGAGGCTTCATTCCGAACCTGCTGAGTCCGTCCCTGCGGGCCGAGAACGAGAAGGCGATGGACGCCTGCATGTCCGAAAACAGCGCGGAGCGGCGGATCGCGCAGCTGAGCTGCTGGGAGCGGAGGCTGAGCTCGGAGCGGTTCCTGCTGTTCCTCTTCCACTCCAAGCACACCGCCAGCCTGGATCGGCGGCTGGGCGTCGATGCCCTGAACGCCTGGGGAAAGGTCAGCTATAAGGACGCATGGGTGAAGCCCGCCAAGGCCGTGGATTGGCCGCAGGGCTGA
- a CDS encoding catalase, translating into MSQDPKQTAAGTSKDEQLAQHTVDNDGQKLTTNQGLHVAEDEHSLKAGVRGPTLMEDFHFREKMTHFDHERIPERIVHARGFGAHGYFQVYKPMAELTEAGFLQDPSAKTPVFVRFSTVAGSRGSADTVRDVRGFAVKFYTEEGNFDLVGNNMPVFFIQDAMKFPDFIHAVKPEPHNEIPQAQSAHDTFWDFVINNTESAHMIMWAMSDRSLPRSFGMMEGFGVHTFRLVNAEGKARFVKFHWKPVLGTHSLVWDEVQKLAGKDPDFNRRDLYEAIEAGRYPEFEFGIQVLEEEDEFKFDFDILDPTKLWPEELVPVQRIGKLTLNRNTDNFFAETEQIAFHPGHLVKGIDFSNDPLLQGRLFSYTDTQLSRLGGPNFHELPINRPMCPVHNNQRDGMHRMTINRGQVAYNKNGIAGGSPHPTEDGYKHYQEKVDGRVTRERSDSFKDHYSQAILFWNSMSEVEKQHIISAFSFELGHVKDKNIRQGVVDMFAQVSGKLAASVAANIGAQPPADLDGGSEVKAASPALSIMNTVKSAKNRKVAIVVADGFRGAETAELAAALTAAGALPEYLSSTLGMVSGDDGSEVEAAHSFLTSDSVLFDAVFVAGGAASLAMLKPNPKLPVFLKEAFQHFKAIGFSSPEDAAQLLQLAGLKAQAGDPGIVSAEGSAGAFVEAVAAHRHWARQM; encoded by the coding sequence ATGAGCCAGGACCCGAAGCAGACCGCAGCCGGAACGAGCAAGGACGAACAGCTTGCGCAGCATACCGTCGACAACGACGGGCAGAAGCTCACGACGAATCAAGGCCTTCATGTGGCGGAGGACGAGCATTCCCTGAAAGCCGGCGTGCGCGGCCCGACTCTGATGGAGGACTTCCATTTCCGGGAGAAAATGACGCATTTCGACCATGAGCGCATTCCGGAGCGCATCGTCCATGCCAGAGGCTTCGGCGCCCACGGCTACTTCCAGGTGTATAAGCCGATGGCGGAGTTGACGGAAGCCGGCTTCCTGCAGGACCCGTCGGCCAAAACGCCGGTGTTCGTCCGCTTCTCTACGGTAGCGGGCTCGCGCGGCTCGGCGGATACGGTCCGCGACGTGCGCGGGTTCGCGGTGAAGTTCTACACCGAGGAAGGCAACTTCGATCTCGTCGGCAACAATATGCCGGTCTTCTTCATCCAGGATGCGATGAAGTTCCCTGATTTCATCCACGCGGTGAAGCCGGAGCCTCATAACGAGATTCCGCAAGCCCAGTCGGCGCATGATACGTTCTGGGATTTCGTCATCAACAACACCGAATCCGCCCATATGATCATGTGGGCGATGTCCGACCGCTCGCTGCCGCGCAGCTTCGGCATGATGGAGGGCTTCGGCGTCCATACGTTCCGCCTCGTCAACGCGGAGGGCAAGGCGCGCTTCGTCAAGTTCCACTGGAAGCCGGTGCTGGGCACCCATTCCCTCGTCTGGGACGAGGTCCAGAAGCTGGCCGGCAAGGATCCGGACTTCAACCGCCGCGATCTGTACGAAGCGATCGAGGCCGGCAGGTATCCGGAATTCGAGTTCGGCATCCAGGTGCTTGAGGAAGAGGACGAGTTCAAGTTCGACTTCGACATCCTCGATCCGACCAAGCTGTGGCCGGAGGAGCTCGTGCCCGTGCAGCGCATCGGCAAGCTGACCCTGAACCGCAATACGGACAATTTCTTTGCGGAAACGGAGCAGATCGCCTTCCATCCGGGACATCTCGTCAAAGGCATCGATTTCTCCAACGATCCGCTGCTGCAGGGGCGGCTGTTCTCCTACACGGATACGCAGCTGTCCCGTCTCGGCGGCCCGAACTTCCATGAGCTTCCGATCAACCGTCCGATGTGTCCGGTCCACAACAACCAGCGGGACGGCATGCACCGGATGACGATCAACCGCGGACAGGTCGCTTACAACAAGAACGGCATCGCCGGAGGCTCGCCGCATCCGACCGAGGACGGCTACAAGCATTACCAGGAGAAGGTCGACGGCCGCGTCACGCGCGAGCGCAGCGACAGCTTCAAGGATCATTACAGCCAGGCGATCCTGTTCTGGAACAGCATGTCCGAGGTGGAGAAGCAGCATATCATCTCCGCCTTCAGCTTCGAGCTCGGGCATGTCAAGGACAAGAACATCCGCCAGGGCGTCGTGGACATGTTCGCGCAGGTCAGCGGCAAGCTCGCCGCGTCCGTCGCGGCCAACATCGGAGCGCAGCCTCCGGCCGACCTGGACGGGGGCTCGGAAGTGAAAGCAGCCTCGCCGGCCCTCAGCATCATGAATACGGTCAAGTCGGCGAAGAACCGCAAGGTGGCGATTGTGGTCGCGGACGGCTTCCGCGGCGCGGAGACGGCGGAGCTGGCGGCTGCCTTGACGGCGGCCGGAGCGCTGCCGGAATACCTCAGCTCGACTCTCGGCATGGTAAGCGGAGACGACGGCAGCGAGGTGGAAGCGGCGCACAGCTTCCTGACGAGCGACTCGGTGCTCTTCGACGCCGTATTCGTCGCCGGCGGAGCCGCGAGCCTGGCGATGCTGAAGCCGAATCCGAAGCTGCCGGTCTTCCTGAAGGAAGCGTTCCAGCATTTCAAGGCAATCGGCTTCAGCAGCCCGGAAGATGCCGCTCAGCTGCTGCAGCTGGCCGGACTGAAGGCGCAAGCCGGCGATCCCGGCATCGTGAGCGCCGAAGGCTCGGCCGGCGCCTTCGTCGAAGCGGTCGCGGCGCATCGTCACTGGGCGCGCCAGATGTAG
- a CDS encoding MFS transporter, producing MPPDNRPTFPASPHPVSAAAAAAHPNGLRPALWRSRPFMLLLSSGFVLALGGKLYELTLPLLLYDLTHSAVAMSAMRSIEFLPNLLLAVFIGVLVDRSRKKRWTILSVFFQIAVLAGLYLWTEKGPGASSLYAYYIGGFLLMTFGYAYNNARAALVKQCLPAGLLAPANASYSFMTTLIGIGGPALTGLILSLSDLQDGLLLTAAAYVPALLLLSLLPADGRSPRQKPAGWGRELAEAWRELRRNRALWQITLLVVFMNAASGMVDATVIFTAKDRLGLSSGMLGLALSAAGAGGLAGSLLLPPLKRRFRLGALLAASSLLSAAGSLLLALAASTGMMAAGLFVDGLAGAVGTICIWTYRQESTPAHLIGRINGLTGSIFKLGMPLAIYAGGWASELGSTAHVFLAAAFIHLSTAAACRTGSLWKTA from the coding sequence ATGCCGCCCGACAACCGCCCGACCTTCCCAGCGTCTCCGCATCCTGTCTCCGCCGCAGCCGCAGCTGCCCATCCAAATGGCCTCCGGCCGGCTCTGTGGAGGAGCCGCCCGTTCATGCTGCTGCTGTCCTCCGGCTTCGTGCTGGCGCTCGGCGGCAAGCTCTACGAGCTGACGCTGCCGCTGCTCCTCTACGACCTCACGCATTCCGCGGTCGCGATGTCCGCGATGCGCAGCATCGAATTTCTGCCCAATCTGCTGCTTGCCGTGTTCATCGGCGTCCTGGTCGACCGTTCCCGCAAGAAGCGCTGGACGATCCTGTCGGTCTTCTTCCAGATCGCCGTGCTTGCCGGCCTGTACCTGTGGACCGAGAAAGGACCCGGCGCATCCTCCCTATATGCCTACTATATCGGCGGCTTCCTGCTGATGACGTTCGGCTACGCCTACAACAACGCGCGGGCAGCCCTGGTCAAGCAATGCCTCCCGGCCGGCCTGCTCGCGCCGGCCAACGCCTCCTACTCGTTCATGACGACGCTGATCGGCATCGGAGGCCCGGCGCTGACCGGACTGATCCTCTCCTTATCGGACCTGCAGGACGGCTTGCTTCTGACGGCAGCCGCTTACGTTCCCGCCCTGCTGCTGCTCTCGCTGCTCCCGGCCGATGGCCGCTCGCCGCGCCAGAAGCCGGCCGGCTGGGGCCGGGAGCTGGCCGAGGCCTGGCGGGAGCTGCGGCGCAACCGCGCGCTGTGGCAGATTACGCTGCTCGTCGTTTTCATGAACGCCGCATCCGGAATGGTGGATGCCACCGTGATCTTCACGGCCAAGGACCGTCTCGGCCTGAGCTCCGGCATGCTGGGCCTCGCGCTCTCCGCCGCCGGCGCCGGCGGACTGGCCGGCAGCCTGCTGCTGCCGCCGCTCAAGCGGCGCTTCCGGCTGGGCGCGCTGCTCGCCGCGAGCTCGCTGCTGTCGGCTGCCGGCAGCCTGCTGCTTGCCCTGGCAGCCTCCACCGGAATGATGGCGGCAGGCCTGTTCGTGGACGGCCTGGCGGGAGCCGTCGGCACGATCTGCATCTGGACCTACCGGCAGGAATCGACGCCGGCCCATCTGATCGGCCGCATCAACGGCCTCACCGGGTCGATCTTCAAGCTCGGCATGCCGCTGGCCATCTATGCCGGGGGCTGGGCAAGCGAGCTCGGCTCCACGGCTCACGTGTTCCTCGCCGCGGCCTTCATCCACCTGTCCACGGCGGCGGCATGCCGCACTGGTTCCTTATGGAAAACGGCTTAA